A stretch of the Papaver somniferum cultivar HN1 chromosome 6, ASM357369v1, whole genome shotgun sequence genome encodes the following:
- the LOC113285852 gene encoding traB domain-containing protein-like gives MSSSTCNNLLRVFKKKSRKSHQQPSSSSAENEPSHYQHGIPGIPTDGKVVLLMNSSNGAQIYLIGTLHGSKQSAETVKKVIDYVRPNVVAVELCEKRAMGAMNKQPDKDTWYKLFRKSIKAPGGLSMMIYMFMVSCRRRRLHAYGIIPGLEFKVAIEESSRVGASCFYFDQDINVTHEQLSKVPSFDLLWKAYCESRLSVHADLADEKYTRSSVREVSGKQKKRCPDIFKVIIEDRDKFMSINLRSFQGEVVAVVGLAHMDGIELLWKLAEEDDNCKLSFKSEIEGHSGQGGYTL, from the exons ATGTCTTCTTCCACTTGCAATAATCtacttagggtttttaaaaagAAATCCAGAAAAAGCCATcaacaaccatcttcttcttctgcagaGAATGAGCCTAGTCATTACCAACATGGTATTCCTGGGATTCCTACTGATGGTAAAGTTGTTCTGCTCATGAATTCCAGCAATGGGGCTCAAATCTATCTAATTGGAACTCTTCATGGTTCTAAACAGAGTGCTGAAACTGTCAAAAAG GTGATTGATTATGTAAGGCCTAATGTAGTTGCG GTTGAGCTATGCGAGAAACGTGCCATGGGGGCCATGAATAAGCAACCTGATAAGGATACCTGGTACAAGTTGTTCCGCAAATCCATCAAAGCTCCAGGTGGACTGTCCATGATGATTTATATGTTTATGGTGAGTTGTCGGAGGCGCCGGTTGCACGCATATGGTATAATTCCAGGCCTGGAGTTCAAG GTTGCTATCGAAGAATCTTCTAGAGTGGGAGCAAGTTGTTTCTACTTTGATCAAGATATCAAT GTTACGCATGAACAGTTATCTAAAGTACCCTCATTTGACTTGCTTTGGAAAGCATATTGTGAATCTAGATTAAGTGTTCATGCTGACTTGGCAGATGAAAAGTATACAAGATCCTCTGTGCGGGAAGTTAGTGGCAAACAGAAAAAACGTTGTCCAGATATT TTTAAGGTGATTATTGAAGATAGAGACAAGTTTATGTCTATAAATCTTAGAAGTTTTCAAGGAGAAGTTGTAGCAGTGGTTGGACTGGCACACATGGATGGAATTGAACTATTGTGGAAACTCGCGGAGGAGGATGACAATTGCAAATTGTCCTTTAAATCTGAAATTGAAG GACATTCAGGGCAGGGTGGATACACATTGTAG